From one Triticum urartu cultivar G1812 chromosome 3, Tu2.1, whole genome shotgun sequence genomic stretch:
- the LOC125543926 gene encoding uncharacterized protein LOC125543926 isoform X6, with amino-acid sequence MRVPRLCRRHRRHHRGTSGRSGLHAGRACVESPHSARRYRRRSLGPPRPLIPADEAIPRTAAAGTTTAARYRNIRGVDDVQDHLVHAMEQSHLLDELQIEGLFSGNMW; translated from the exons ATGAG GGTTCCCCGCCTCTGCCGCCGCCATCGACGGCACCATCGCGGAACCTCAGGCAGGTCAGGACTCCATGCAGGTCGTGCTTGTGTGGAGTCGCCGCACTCCGCACGCCGCTACCGCCGCAGATCCCTGGGGCCGCCACGGCCGCTAATCCCCGCGGACGAAGCCATTCCACGAACGGCCGCTGCAGGCACCACAACAGCAGCTCGTTACCGA AATATCAGGGGCGTAGATGATGTACAGGATCATCTCGTCCATGCCATGGAACAAAGCCACCTGCTTGACGAGCTCCAAATAGAG GGTTTGTTCAGTGGCAACATGTGGTGA
- the LOC125543926 gene encoding uncharacterized protein LOC125543926 isoform X4 — translation MRVPRLCRRHRRHHRGTSGRSGLHAGRACVESPHSARRYRRRSLGPPRPLIPADEAIPRTAAAGTTTAARYRNIRGVDDVQDHLVHAMEQSHLLDELQIEVLWKLNQVLSESTD, via the exons ATGAG GGTTCCCCGCCTCTGCCGCCGCCATCGACGGCACCATCGCGGAACCTCAGGCAGGTCAGGACTCCATGCAGGTCGTGCTTGTGTGGAGTCGCCGCACTCCGCACGCCGCTACCGCCGCAGATCCCTGGGGCCGCCACGGCCGCTAATCCCCGCGGACGAAGCCATTCCACGAACGGCCGCTGCAGGCACCACAACAGCAGCTCGTTACCGA AATATCAGGGGCGTAGATGATGTACAGGATCATCTCGTCCATGCCATGGAACAAAGCCACCTGCTTGACGAGCTCCAAATAGAG GTATTATGGAAGCTCAACCAGGTGCTTTCAGAGTCGACTGATTAG
- the LOC125543926 gene encoding uncharacterized protein LOC125543926 isoform X3: protein MRYGIAAAEPRSCLCGVAALRTPLPPQIPGAATAANPRGRSHSTNGRCRHHNSSSLPSKFLASSTHVGTMLLNIRGVDDVQDHLVHAMEQSHLLDELQIEVLWKLNQVLSESTD from the exons ATGAGGTACGGGATCGCAGCCGCCGAGCCGAG GTCGTGCTTGTGTGGAGTCGCCGCACTCCGCACGCCGCTACCGCCGCAGATCCCTGGGGCCGCCACGGCCGCTAATCCCCGCGGACGAAGCCATTCCACGAACGGCCGCTGCAGGCACCACAACAGCAGCTCGTTACCGAGTAAGTTCTTGGCATCCAGCACGCACGTTGGCACCATGCTCTTG AATATCAGGGGCGTAGATGATGTACAGGATCATCTCGTCCATGCCATGGAACAAAGCCACCTGCTTGACGAGCTCCAAATAGAG GTATTATGGAAGCTCAACCAGGTGCTTTCAGAGTCGACTGATTAG
- the LOC125543926 gene encoding uncharacterized protein LOC125543926 isoform X2 has translation MRVPRLCRRHRRHHRGTSGRSGLHAGRACVESPHSARRYRRRSLGPPRPLIPADEAIPRTAAAGTTTAARYRNIRGVDDVQDHLVHAMEQSHLLDELQIEERREYLKLISSCEHQGLFSGNMW, from the exons ATGAG GGTTCCCCGCCTCTGCCGCCGCCATCGACGGCACCATCGCGGAACCTCAGGCAGGTCAGGACTCCATGCAGGTCGTGCTTGTGTGGAGTCGCCGCACTCCGCACGCCGCTACCGCCGCAGATCCCTGGGGCCGCCACGGCCGCTAATCCCCGCGGACGAAGCCATTCCACGAACGGCCGCTGCAGGCACCACAACAGCAGCTCGTTACCGA AATATCAGGGGCGTAGATGATGTACAGGATCATCTCGTCCATGCCATGGAACAAAGCCACCTGCTTGACGAGCTCCAAATAGAG gaacgaagggagtatttgAAACTCATTTCTTCATGCGAACACCAGGGTTTGTTCAGTGGCAACATGTGGTGA
- the LOC125543926 gene encoding uncharacterized protein LOC125543926 isoform X1: MRYGIAAAEPRSCLCGVAALRTPLPPQIPGAATAANPRGRSHSTNGRCRHHNSSSLPSKFLASSTHVGTMLLNIRGVDDVQDHLVHAMEQSHLLDELQIEERREYLKLISSCEHQGLFSGNMW, encoded by the exons ATGAGGTACGGGATCGCAGCCGCCGAGCCGAG GTCGTGCTTGTGTGGAGTCGCCGCACTCCGCACGCCGCTACCGCCGCAGATCCCTGGGGCCGCCACGGCCGCTAATCCCCGCGGACGAAGCCATTCCACGAACGGCCGCTGCAGGCACCACAACAGCAGCTCGTTACCGAGTAAGTTCTTGGCATCCAGCACGCACGTTGGCACCATGCTCTTG AATATCAGGGGCGTAGATGATGTACAGGATCATCTCGTCCATGCCATGGAACAAAGCCACCTGCTTGACGAGCTCCAAATAGAG gaacgaagggagtatttgAAACTCATTTCTTCATGCGAACACCAGGGTTTGTTCAGTGGCAACATGTGGTGA
- the LOC125543926 gene encoding uncharacterized protein LOC125543926 isoform X5, translating into MRYGIAAAEPRSCLCGVAALRTPLPPQIPGAATAANPRGRSHSTNGRCRHHNSSSLPSKFLASSTHVGTMLLNIRGVDDVQDHLVHAMEQSHLLDELQIEGLFSGNMW; encoded by the exons ATGAGGTACGGGATCGCAGCCGCCGAGCCGAG GTCGTGCTTGTGTGGAGTCGCCGCACTCCGCACGCCGCTACCGCCGCAGATCCCTGGGGCCGCCACGGCCGCTAATCCCCGCGGACGAAGCCATTCCACGAACGGCCGCTGCAGGCACCACAACAGCAGCTCGTTACCGAGTAAGTTCTTGGCATCCAGCACGCACGTTGGCACCATGCTCTTG AATATCAGGGGCGTAGATGATGTACAGGATCATCTCGTCCATGCCATGGAACAAAGCCACCTGCTTGACGAGCTCCAAATAGAG GGTTTGTTCAGTGGCAACATGTGGTGA